The following proteins are co-located in the Verrucomicrobiia bacterium genome:
- the rpoC gene encoding DNA-directed RNA polymerase subunit beta' produces the protein MLTNAKDTARELLGLDKVNQVDHVSIAVASPENIRTWSKGEVKNPETINYRTFKPEKGGLFCERIFGPVKDWECSCGKYKRIKHRGVVCDRCGVEVTLSRVRRERMGHIELAVPVSHIWFFKCMPSRIGLVLDMTARNLERVIYYEDYLVIDPGNTPLKEHQLLSELEYRDARATYGNDTFVAKMGAEAVRDALAKIELSSQVEILQQQMVETKSKQTRKKLAKRIKLFQGFLISKSRPEWMILTVLPVIPPDLRPLVPLEGGRFATSDLNDLYRRVINRNNRLKNLLQLKTPEVIIRNEKRMLQEAVDALFDNGRHGRPVTGAGNRALKSLSDMLKGKSGRFRQNLLGKRVDYSGRSVIVIGPELKLNQCGLPKKMALVLFEPFIIRKLKERGLVHTVRSAKKMIERQVPEVWDILEEVTRGHPVLLNRAPTLHRLSIQAFEPMLIEGEAIRIHPMVCTAYNADFDGDQMAVHVPLSVEAQMEARLLMMAPLNIFSLSSGKPIMTPTQDITLGCYYLTAEPRQVRKAPEHLRLFATKDEVVFAHHEGDLRTHDRVILANPDFGRQTIYGDPTRKTIETTVGRVIFSEIWPDALGFPNRPIKKSEIGDLIWNCYKVCGHETTVQVLDKLKELGFREATRSGCSIGIDDMIIPKEKDQEIASAQKQIADVEKQYRKGVITPGERYNKIVDIWTHCTDQIASVMLRTLETNHGKREYNPVFLMVDSGARGNKAQVRQLAGVRGLMAKPSGDIIEKPILSNFREGLTVLEYFISTHGARKGLADTALKTADSGYMTRKLVDVAQDVIIRDEDCGTSNGIFVHSIFEGEEEVVKVADRAIGRYAAEDIVDPNDPRNPVVHAGELIDEEKANRISRLGLERLRIRSVLTCETKQGICKKCYGLNLGTGNLIGMGEAVGIIAAQSIGEPGTQLTMRTFHIGGAATGAFKQPQIRAKHDGTLRYNDIRYVSLGDGGNIVLNKTGSVSILDPNGRELESHIVPIGSVISVPDGGTVKGAVIVSGKQKVEGEMFVQWDPYNAPIISEKAGYVKFHDIIEGVTMKYEIDETTGQEAVVVIEHKEDLHPQIIISDDKDEIIASYPIPSAAHIVVEEGARIAAGALLAKTPRKTSKTKDITGGLPRVAELFEARRPKDAAEISRIDGIVDFGPSVRGKRCILVQDPHTGQEEEHLIPIGKHVIVFKGDIVKKGQQLTEGPVVPHEILDVLGAQALQEHLVNEIQEVYRLQGVTINDKHIEIIIRQMLKKVRITEPGDTTFLWGEQIDKIAFEDENNRVEKMGGKPAEAVPVLLGVTKASLETESFLSAASFQDTTRVLTDAATMGKFDYLRGFKENVIMGHIIPAGTGYLDHRNVKVKPLVEVDPEEALPGLPLIDDEPLAG, from the coding sequence ATGCTCACCAATGCCAAGGACACCGCCCGCGAGTTGCTCGGGCTGGACAAGGTCAACCAGGTGGACCACGTGTCCATCGCGGTCGCCTCCCCGGAAAACATCCGCACCTGGTCCAAGGGCGAGGTCAAGAACCCCGAGACCATCAACTACCGGACCTTCAAGCCCGAGAAGGGCGGTCTCTTCTGCGAACGCATCTTCGGTCCGGTCAAGGACTGGGAATGCTCCTGCGGCAAGTACAAGCGCATCAAACACCGCGGCGTCGTCTGCGACCGCTGTGGTGTCGAGGTCACCCTCAGCCGGGTGCGGCGCGAGCGGATGGGTCACATCGAACTCGCCGTGCCGGTGTCGCACATCTGGTTCTTCAAGTGCATGCCGTCCCGGATCGGTCTGGTCCTCGACATGACCGCCCGCAACCTCGAGCGGGTGATCTACTACGAGGATTACCTGGTGATCGATCCCGGGAACACGCCGCTCAAGGAGCACCAGCTTCTCAGCGAACTCGAATACCGGGACGCCCGGGCCACCTATGGCAACGACACCTTCGTTGCCAAGATGGGGGCCGAGGCGGTGCGGGACGCCCTCGCCAAGATTGAACTCAGCTCGCAGGTGGAAATCCTGCAGCAGCAGATGGTCGAGACCAAGAGCAAGCAGACCCGCAAGAAGCTGGCCAAGCGCATCAAGCTGTTCCAGGGCTTCCTGATCTCGAAGTCCCGCCCCGAGTGGATGATTCTCACCGTGCTGCCGGTGATTCCCCCGGACCTGCGTCCGCTGGTGCCGCTCGAGGGCGGACGGTTCGCCACCTCGGACCTCAACGATCTCTACCGCCGGGTCATCAACCGCAACAACCGGCTCAAAAACCTCCTCCAGCTCAAGACGCCCGAGGTCATCATCCGCAACGAAAAGCGCATGCTCCAGGAAGCCGTGGATGCGCTGTTCGACAATGGCCGGCACGGACGCCCCGTCACCGGCGCCGGCAACCGCGCCCTCAAGTCCCTCTCGGACATGCTCAAGGGCAAGAGCGGCCGCTTCCGCCAGAACCTCCTCGGCAAGCGCGTCGATTACTCCGGCCGTTCCGTCATCGTCATCGGTCCGGAACTCAAGCTCAACCAGTGCGGTCTCCCCAAGAAGATGGCGCTGGTGCTGTTCGAGCCGTTCATCATCCGCAAGCTCAAGGAACGCGGGCTCGTCCACACGGTCCGTTCGGCGAAGAAGATGATCGAGCGGCAGGTGCCGGAAGTCTGGGACATCCTCGAGGAGGTCACCCGCGGCCATCCGGTGCTGCTCAACCGCGCCCCGACCCTGCACCGCCTCTCGATCCAGGCCTTCGAGCCGATGCTGATCGAGGGCGAGGCCATCCGGATCCATCCGATGGTCTGCACCGCCTACAACGCCGACTTCGACGGCGACCAGATGGCCGTGCACGTCCCGCTGTCGGTCGAGGCCCAGATGGAGGCGCGCCTGCTGATGATGGCGCCGCTCAACATCTTCAGCTTGTCGAGCGGCAAGCCGATCATGACGCCCACCCAGGACATCACCCTGGGCTGTTACTACCTGACCGCCGAACCCCGCCAGGTCCGCAAGGCCCCAGAGCACCTGCGCCTGTTTGCCACCAAGGACGAGGTGGTCTTCGCCCATCATGAGGGCGACCTTCGCACCCACGACCGCGTCATCCTCGCCAACCCGGATTTCGGCCGCCAGACCATCTACGGGGATCCGACCCGCAAGACGATCGAAACCACCGTGGGCCGGGTGATCTTCAGCGAGATCTGGCCCGACGCCCTCGGGTTCCCCAACCGCCCGATCAAGAAGAGCGAGATCGGGGACCTGATCTGGAACTGTTACAAGGTCTGCGGTCACGAGACCACGGTCCAGGTGCTCGACAAGCTCAAGGAACTCGGGTTCCGCGAGGCGACCCGGTCCGGATGTTCGATCGGCATCGACGACATGATCATCCCGAAGGAGAAGGATCAGGAGATCGCCAGCGCCCAGAAGCAGATCGCCGACGTCGAGAAGCAGTACCGCAAGGGCGTGATCACCCCGGGCGAGCGCTACAACAAGATCGTCGATATCTGGACCCACTGCACCGACCAGATCGCCAGCGTCATGCTCCGGACCCTCGAGACCAACCACGGCAAGCGGGAATACAATCCCGTCTTCCTGATGGTCGATTCAGGCGCCCGCGGCAACAAGGCGCAGGTCCGCCAGCTCGCCGGCGTCCGCGGCCTCATGGCCAAACCGTCCGGCGACATCATCGAGAAGCCGATTCTGTCGAACTTCCGCGAGGGCCTCACCGTGCTGGAGTACTTCATCTCCACACACGGCGCCCGCAAGGGCCTGGCCGACACGGCGCTCAAGACCGCCGATTCCGGGTACATGACCCGCAAGCTCGTCGATGTCGCCCAGGACGTCATCATCCGCGACGAGGATTGCGGCACCTCCAACGGCATCTTCGTCCACTCGATCTTCGAGGGTGAGGAGGAGGTGGTGAAGGTGGCCGACCGCGCCATCGGCCGCTATGCGGCCGAGGACATCGTCGATCCCAACGATCCGCGCAATCCGGTGGTCCATGCGGGCGAACTGATCGACGAGGAGAAGGCCAACCGCATCTCCCGGCTCGGCCTCGAACGCCTCCGCATCCGGTCGGTTCTGACCTGCGAAACCAAGCAGGGCATCTGCAAGAAGTGCTACGGGCTGAACCTCGGCACCGGGAACCTGATCGGCATGGGCGAGGCCGTCGGCATCATCGCCGCCCAGTCCATCGGCGAACCCGGCACCCAGCTCACCATGCGGACCTTCCATATCGGCGGGGCCGCCACCGGCGCCTTCAAGCAGCCCCAGATCCGGGCCAAACACGACGGCACCCTCCGGTACAACGACATCCGCTACGTCTCCCTGGGCGATGGCGGCAACATCGTCCTCAACAAGACCGGGTCGGTCAGCATCCTCGATCCCAACGGACGCGAACTCGAATCCCACATCGTGCCCATCGGCTCCGTCATCTCCGTGCCCGACGGCGGCACGGTCAAGGGCGCGGTCATCGTCTCCGGCAAGCAGAAGGTCGAGGGCGAGATGTTCGTGCAGTGGGACCCGTACAACGCGCCCATCATCTCCGAGAAGGCCGGGTACGTGAAGTTCCACGACATCATCGAGGGCGTCACGATGAAGTACGAGATCGACGAAACCACCGGCCAGGAGGCGGTCGTCGTCATCGAGCACAAGGAGGATCTGCATCCCCAGATCATCATCTCCGACGACAAGGACGAGATCATCGCCAGCTACCCGATTCCCTCGGCCGCGCACATCGTCGTGGAGGAGGGGGCCCGGATCGCCGCCGGCGCCCTGCTGGCCAAGACGCCCCGCAAGACCTCCAAGACCAAGGACATCACCGGCGGTCTGCCCCGTGTCGCCGAGCTGTTCGAGGCGCGCCGGCCCAAGGACGCCGCCGAGATCTCCCGGATCGACGGTATCGTGGACTTTGGTCCGAGCGTCCGCGGCAAGCGTTGCATCCTCGTGCAGGATCCCCACACCGGTCAGGAGGAGGAACACCTCATCCCCATCGGCAAGCACGTCATCGTCTTCAAGGGCGACATCGTGAAGAAGGGCCAGCAACTGACCGAGGGGCCGGTGGTGCCGCACGAGATCCTGGACGTCCTCGGGGCGCAGGCCCTGCAGGAGCATCTGGTCAACGAGATCCAGGAGGTCTATCGACTCCAGGGCGTGACCATCAACGACAAGCACATCGAGATCATCATCCGGCAGATGCTCAAGAAGGTGCGCATCACCGAACCCGGGGACACCACCTTCCTGTGGGGCGAGCAGATCGACAAGATCGCCTTCGAGGACGAGAACAACCGGGTCGAGAAGATGGGCGGCAAACCCGCCGAGGCGGTTCCGGTGCTCCTGGGTGTGACCAAGGCATCGCTCGAGACCGAGTCGTTCCTCAGCGCCGCGTCGTTCCAGGACACCACCCGGGTGCTCACCGACGCCGCCACCATGGGCAAGTTCGACTACCTGCGCGGGTTCAAGGAGAACGTGATCATGGGTCACATCATCCCGGCCGGCACCGGGTACCTCGACCATCGCAACGTCAAGGTGAAGCCCCTTGTCGAGGTGGATCCCGAGGAGGCTCTGCCCGGGCTGCCGCTCATTGATGATGAGCCTCTGGCGGGGTAG
- the rpoB gene encoding DNA-directed RNA polymerase subunit beta, with translation MPQRATERTNFGRIREVIAPPNLIELQVNSYEEFLQRDLAPSRRKNTGLQAVFTEVFPIESYDGKVVLKFHSYEIGDPKIDWLECIREGLTYGAPLHVTFHLEEEAGTKEEKVFMGELPLMTPQGTFVINGAERVIVSQLHRSPGLAFEATQHANGKMLHGFRIIPDRGSWYEAQFDTSDLLYVYLDRKKRRRKFLVTTFFRALAFLDDREKGEDKDKLRGTDIEVLRHFYDIEELTIKQAEALEDIQNKVLIEDAMDLDKGIVVARAFEPLSKVVVRQIAELGINKIRVVDTTVDDAIVIKCLKKDPTRNEDEALKDIYRRLRPGDPPTAANARALIKRLFFDPKRYDLGRVGRYKINQKLGLPDKQDSRILTKQDLISATRYLLMLKRGEGSLDDIDHLGSRRVRTVGELLANQCRVGLARTERLVKERMTLFDQSMDTMTPQKLINPKALSAVIRDFFGRSQLSQFMDQINPLAELTHKRRLSALGPGGLSRDRAGFEVRDVHPSHYGRICPVETPEGPNIGLIASLATFARINDFGFIETPYRKVENGRVTTHMEYLTADRDENYVIAQANALIDDKGNFLTERVTCRRKGDFIDAEPKQVNYMDVSPKQLVSVAASLIPFLEHDDANRALMGSNMQRQAVPLLLTEAPFVATGLEERVARDSRAVLVAEEGGKVASVTGNQIVITADGRMPEGKKRLKNDPGNGVFVYPIRKFMRSNAATCINQKTLVAKGDAVKKGQVIADGPCTSEGDLALGRNVLVAFMPWNGYNFEDAILISERIVKDDVFTSIHIDEFEVGARDTKLGPEEITRDIPNLGEEALKNLGPDGVIRVGAEVKPGDILVGKITPKSETELAPEERLLRAIFGEKAADVKDTSLKVPSGTYGIVMDVKVSSKKESEKGAVVTAAPKAMDGDSRKAAKQVQDDHKSKTEELREQLTEALSNILLGEKIPLDVVNSETGEIIIPANRKITKTLLRKLAQVYDRIEIDPSPIRNKINEIIGQFKKKFDDLQMQHDEEMERLESGDDVDPGIIKQVKVYIASKRKLSVGDKMAGRHGNKGVVAKIVPEEDMPFLADGTPVDIVLNPLGVPSRMNVGQLLETHLGWAAMVLGMKFATPVFDGIKETEIREHLRRAAAKLKTDHGEPLVTEAGKTTLYDGRTGESFDQEVVVGFIYMMKLGHLVADKIHARAVGPYSLVTQQPLGGKAQYGGQRFGEMEVWAMEAYGAAYTLQELLTVKSDDVQGRTRIYESIVKGDNALEAGVPESFNVLVKEMQSLGLDVRVGYTGPVDQTVPGAPLAFTGLAS, from the coding sequence ATGCCACAGCGCGCGACGGAACGGACGAACTTCGGCAGGATCCGCGAGGTCATCGCCCCGCCCAATCTGATTGAGTTGCAGGTCAATTCCTACGAGGAATTCCTTCAACGGGACCTCGCGCCCTCCCGGCGCAAGAATACCGGGCTGCAGGCCGTCTTTACCGAGGTCTTCCCCATCGAGAGCTACGACGGCAAGGTCGTACTGAAATTCCACAGTTACGAGATTGGCGATCCGAAGATCGACTGGCTCGAGTGCATCCGGGAGGGCCTTACCTATGGGGCGCCCCTTCATGTGACCTTCCACCTCGAGGAGGAGGCGGGGACCAAGGAGGAAAAGGTGTTCATGGGCGAACTGCCCCTGATGACCCCCCAGGGCACGTTCGTCATCAACGGCGCCGAACGCGTCATCGTCAGCCAGCTCCATCGCTCCCCCGGTCTGGCCTTCGAAGCGACCCAGCATGCCAACGGCAAGATGCTGCACGGATTTCGTATCATCCCCGATCGGGGCTCGTGGTACGAGGCCCAGTTCGACACCAGCGATCTCCTCTACGTCTATCTCGACCGCAAGAAACGCCGCCGCAAATTTCTGGTCACCACGTTCTTCCGGGCGCTTGCCTTTCTCGATGACCGCGAGAAGGGGGAGGACAAGGACAAGCTCCGCGGCACGGACATCGAGGTGCTGCGCCACTTCTACGACATCGAGGAGCTGACCATCAAGCAGGCGGAGGCCCTGGAGGACATCCAGAACAAGGTCCTCATCGAGGATGCCATGGATCTCGACAAGGGGATCGTCGTGGCCCGTGCCTTCGAGCCGCTCTCCAAGGTGGTCGTCCGGCAGATCGCGGAACTGGGCATCAACAAGATCCGCGTGGTGGATACCACCGTGGATGACGCGATCGTCATCAAGTGCCTCAAGAAGGATCCCACCCGCAATGAGGACGAGGCCCTCAAGGACATCTACCGGCGGCTGCGTCCCGGCGATCCCCCGACGGCGGCCAATGCTCGGGCCCTGATCAAGCGGCTGTTCTTCGATCCGAAACGGTACGACCTGGGCCGGGTGGGACGGTACAAGATCAACCAGAAGCTGGGCCTTCCCGACAAGCAGGACTCCAGGATTCTCACCAAGCAGGATCTCATCTCGGCGACCCGGTATCTCCTGATGCTCAAGCGGGGCGAGGGAAGCCTGGACGACATCGATCATCTCGGCAGCCGCCGGGTGCGGACCGTGGGAGAATTGCTGGCCAATCAGTGCCGGGTCGGCCTTGCCCGGACCGAGCGTCTGGTGAAGGAGCGGATGACGCTGTTCGACCAGAGCATGGACACGATGACGCCCCAGAAGCTCATCAATCCCAAGGCGTTGTCCGCGGTGATCCGTGACTTCTTCGGCCGTTCGCAGCTCAGCCAGTTCATGGACCAGATCAACCCGCTGGCTGAACTGACGCACAAGCGCCGGTTGTCGGCCCTCGGGCCCGGGGGACTTTCCCGCGACCGCGCCGGCTTCGAGGTGCGCGACGTCCATCCGTCCCACTACGGCCGGATCTGTCCCGTCGAAACACCGGAAGGTCCGAACATCGGGCTCATCGCCTCCCTGGCGACCTTCGCCCGGATCAACGACTTCGGGTTCATCGAAACCCCTTACCGGAAGGTCGAGAACGGCCGGGTCACCACCCACATGGAGTATCTCACGGCCGACCGCGATGAGAACTACGTCATCGCCCAGGCCAACGCCCTGATCGACGACAAGGGGAACTTCCTCACCGAGCGCGTCACCTGCCGCCGCAAGGGCGATTTCATCGATGCCGAGCCCAAGCAGGTGAACTACATGGATGTGTCGCCCAAGCAGCTGGTCTCGGTGGCGGCGTCGCTGATTCCATTCCTCGAACACGACGACGCCAACCGCGCGCTGATGGGTTCGAACATGCAGCGGCAGGCGGTGCCGCTGCTCCTGACCGAGGCGCCCTTCGTGGCAACCGGTCTCGAGGAGCGTGTGGCCCGCGACTCCCGGGCGGTGCTGGTGGCCGAGGAGGGCGGAAAAGTCGCGTCCGTCACCGGGAATCAGATCGTCATCACCGCGGACGGGCGGATGCCCGAGGGCAAGAAGCGGCTCAAGAACGACCCGGGCAACGGCGTGTTCGTGTATCCGATCCGCAAGTTCATGCGGTCCAACGCGGCCACCTGCATCAATCAGAAAACCCTGGTCGCCAAGGGAGATGCCGTGAAGAAGGGACAGGTCATCGCCGACGGGCCCTGCACCTCCGAGGGCGATCTCGCCCTGGGCCGCAATGTCCTCGTCGCGTTCATGCCGTGGAACGGCTACAACTTCGAGGACGCCATCCTCATCAGTGAGCGCATCGTCAAGGACGACGTCTTCACCAGCATCCACATCGACGAGTTCGAAGTGGGCGCCCGCGACACCAAGCTCGGGCCGGAGGAAATCACCCGGGACATCCCCAATCTCGGCGAGGAAGCCCTCAAGAACCTCGGGCCCGACGGCGTCATCCGGGTCGGTGCGGAAGTCAAGCCGGGCGACATCCTGGTCGGCAAGATCACCCCGAAGTCCGAGACCGAACTGGCCCCCGAGGAGCGACTGCTCCGGGCCATCTTCGGCGAGAAGGCCGCGGATGTGAAGGACACCTCCCTCAAGGTGCCGTCCGGCACCTACGGGATCGTCATGGACGTCAAGGTCTCCTCGAAGAAGGAGAGCGAAAAGGGAGCCGTGGTCACCGCGGCGCCGAAGGCCATGGACGGCGACTCGCGGAAGGCGGCCAAGCAGGTTCAGGACGATCACAAGTCCAAGACCGAGGAGTTGCGGGAGCAACTGACGGAGGCGCTCTCCAACATCCTGCTCGGCGAGAAGATCCCGCTGGACGTGGTGAACAGCGAGACCGGGGAGATCATCATCCCGGCCAACCGGAAGATCACCAAGACGCTGCTGCGCAAGCTCGCGCAGGTGTACGACCGCATCGAGATCGATCCCTCGCCGATCCGCAACAAGATCAACGAGATCATCGGGCAGTTTAAGAAGAAGTTCGACGACCTGCAGATGCAGCACGACGAGGAGATGGAGCGCCTGGAGTCGGGTGACGACGTCGATCCGGGCATCATCAAGCAGGTGAAGGTCTATATCGCCTCCAAGCGCAAGCTCTCGGTGGGGGACAAGATGGCGGGACGCCACGGGAACAAGGGTGTGGTGGCCAAGATCGTTCCCGAGGAGGACATGCCGTTCCTCGCGGATGGAACCCCGGTGGACATCGTCCTGAACCCGCTCGGCGTGCCGTCCCGCATGAACGTGGGCCAGCTCCTCGAGACCCATCTGGGCTGGGCGGCAATGGTCCTGGGGATGAAGTTTGCCACGCCGGTGTTCGACGGCATCAAGGAGACGGAGATCCGCGAGCATCTCCGGCGCGCGGCCGCCAAGCTGAAGACCGACCACGGGGAGCCGCTGGTCACCGAGGCGGGCAAGACGACGCTGTACGACGGCCGGACGGGCGAGTCGTTCGATCAGGAGGTGGTGGTCGGCTTCATTTACATGATGAAGCTGGGCCATCTCGTGGCGGACAAGATCCACGCCCGCGCGGTGGGACCGTACTCTCTGGTGACGCAGCAGCCGTTGGGCGGCAAGGCCCAGTACGGCGGGCAGCGTTTCGGGGAGATGGAGGTGTGGGCCATGGAGGCCTATGGGGCGGCCTACACCCTGCAGGAGCTTCTCACCGTGAAGTCCGACGACGTCCAGGGCCGCACCCGGATCTACGAGAGCATCGTCAAGGGCGACAATGCGCTCGAAGCCGGCGTGCCCGAGTCGTTCAACGTCCTCGTCAAGGAAATGCAGTCCCTGGGACTCGATGTCCGCGTCGGTTACACCGGCCCGGTGGATCAGACCGTGCCGGGCGCGCCCCTCGCCTTCACCGGCCTCGCCTCGTAA
- the rplL gene encoding 50S ribosomal protein L7/L12 has translation MADINAIASELGKLTILEVAELVKKLEADWGVSAAAPVAIAAAVPGAGAAAPAAAEAKTEFDVVLVSFPADKKIAIIKVVREIKAGLGLAEAKKLVEEAPKPVLEAANQADADAAKKKLEEAGAKVEIK, from the coding sequence ATGGCAGACATCAACGCAATCGCATCGGAACTCGGAAAACTGACCATCCTGGAGGTGGCCGAGTTGGTTAAGAAACTGGAAGCCGACTGGGGGGTGAGCGCCGCCGCACCGGTGGCCATCGCCGCCGCAGTTCCTGGCGCCGGGGCCGCCGCTCCTGCCGCCGCGGAGGCCAAGACCGAGTTCGACGTCGTTCTCGTGTCCTTCCCGGCCGACAAGAAGATCGCCATCATCAAGGTGGTGCGCGAGATCAAGGCGGGGCTCGGCCTGGCCGAGGCCAAGAAGCTGGTCGAAGAGGCTCCCAAGCCCGTGCTGGAAGCGGCGAATCAAGCCGACGCCGACGCCGCCAAGAAGAAGCTCGAGGAAGCTGGCGCGAAGGTGGAAATCAAGTAG
- the rplJ gene encoding 50S ribosomal protein L10 — MREEKKSISAEYLERLNKSPYFIVTDYTGLQVHHFSELRKRLNKAHAEIHVVKNNIFKIATREAGIADLGATLAGPIAVVTGSQEISTAAKVIKTFASEFDRPKVRFGFLDNRHLSAADVGAMADLPSLEVLRARLLGLFQAPAGQLVRLLNEPAAQLARVLQAKADRDGKGGA, encoded by the coding sequence ATGCGCGAAGAAAAGAAGTCCATCAGCGCGGAGTATCTGGAGCGACTCAACAAGTCGCCGTACTTCATCGTCACCGACTACACCGGTCTCCAGGTGCACCATTTCAGCGAGTTGCGGAAGCGGCTGAACAAGGCGCACGCCGAGATCCACGTCGTCAAGAACAACATCTTCAAGATCGCCACCCGGGAGGCCGGCATTGCGGATCTTGGGGCGACTCTCGCCGGGCCCATTGCGGTGGTCACCGGATCCCAGGAGATCTCGACGGCGGCCAAGGTCATCAAGACGTTTGCCTCGGAGTTCGATCGTCCGAAGGTCCGGTTCGGTTTCCTGGACAACCGCCACTTGAGCGCCGCCGACGTGGGGGCCATGGCGGACCTGCCGTCCCTGGAGGTTCTCCGGGCCAGGTTGCTGGGGCTGTTCCAGGCCCCCGCCGGGCAGCTGGTCCGCCTGTTGAACGAGCCCGCGGCACAGCTCGCGCGGGTGCTCCAGGCCAAGGCCGACCGCGACGGGAAGGGCGGCGCCTGA
- the rplA gene encoding 50S ribosomal protein L1 → MPSKRYRKALALVDAGKSYPLKAAVELLAKMPRAKFNETLDLAFRLGVDPRQSDQMVRGTVPLPHGSGKTVRVLVFAKPGAAADAARQAGAEFVGFDDMIKKCTDGWTDFDIAVATPEAMVEVRKLGKVLGPRGLMPNPKTGTVTDDTAKAVREFKAGRVEFKVDKTANLHVAIGKVSFTPEQIEENARAVFEAVLKAKPGSAKGIFIRNCALSSTMGPAIRIDARDIAH, encoded by the coding sequence ATGCCCAGCAAACGCTATCGAAAAGCCCTCGCCCTGGTCGATGCCGGCAAGTCCTACCCGCTCAAGGCAGCGGTGGAACTGCTTGCCAAGATGCCCAGAGCCAAGTTCAACGAAACCCTGGACCTCGCCTTCCGGCTCGGGGTCGATCCCCGGCAGTCCGACCAGATGGTGCGCGGAACCGTCCCCCTGCCGCACGGCAGCGGCAAGACGGTCCGGGTCCTGGTCTTCGCCAAGCCCGGTGCCGCGGCGGATGCCGCCCGCCAGGCGGGTGCGGAGTTCGTCGGGTTCGACGACATGATCAAGAAGTGCACGGACGGGTGGACGGACTTCGACATCGCGGTGGCCACGCCGGAGGCGATGGTGGAAGTCAGGAAACTTGGCAAGGTGCTCGGGCCGCGCGGGCTCATGCCCAATCCGAAGACGGGGACGGTGACCGATGACACGGCCAAGGCGGTGCGGGAGTTCAAGGCGGGCCGGGTTGAGTTCAAGGTGGACAAAACGGCCAATCTCCACGTGGCCATTGGCAAGGTCTCATTCACCCCGGAGCAGATCGAGGAGAATGCCCGGGCCGTGTTTGAGGCGGTGCTCAAGGCCAAACCAGGTTCCGCCAAGGGTATCTTCATTCGCAATTGCGCGCTCAGCTCGACCATGGGTCCGGCCATCCGGATCGACGCCCGCGACATCGCCCACTAA
- the rplK gene encoding 50S ribosomal protein L11, with the protein MAKKVTASIKLQIPGGQANPAPPVGPALGQHGVNIMAFCKEFNARTKDSGGMVVPVVITVYQDKSFTFITKSPPAAALLKQAAGIASGAKAPNKDKVGKVTRKQILEIIKTKKDDLNASSEDAAIRVIAGTARSMGIEVVD; encoded by the coding sequence ATGGCAAAGAAGGTTACTGCGAGCATCAAACTGCAGATTCCCGGCGGGCAGGCGAATCCGGCGCCGCCCGTGGGTCCCGCGCTCGGTCAGCACGGGGTCAACATCATGGCTTTCTGCAAGGAGTTCAACGCGCGCACCAAGGACTCGGGCGGCATGGTGGTGCCGGTGGTCATCACCGTTTACCAGGACAAGTCGTTCACCTTTATCACCAAGTCCCCGCCCGCCGCGGCCCTGCTCAAGCAGGCGGCAGGGATCGCATCGGGAGCCAAGGCACCCAACAAGGACAAGGTTGGCAAGGTGACCCGGAAACAGATTCTTGAGATCATCAAGACCAAGAAGGACGACCTCAATGCCTCGTCGGAGGATGCCGCGATCCGGGTGATTGCCGGCACTGCCCGAAGCATGGGCATCGAGGTGGTCGATTAA
- the nusG gene encoding transcription termination/antitermination factor NusG, with the protein MRHRWFVLHTLSGQEQKVKDNIEKRARAEEMSEYISEVLVPMEKVAEVRNGKKTVTSRKLHPGYVYIQMALVDEEHRLLDRPWYFIRETPGIIGFVGGERPVEVGEDEMAAIKVQIAESEDAERPKVSFTVGETVKINDGPFLNFNGVIEEIDNDKGKLKISVNVFGRNTPVELEYWKVEKA; encoded by the coding sequence ATGCGCCACCGCTGGTTCGTCCTCCACACACTGTCCGGGCAGGAGCAGAAGGTTAAGGACAATATCGAGAAGCGCGCCCGGGCGGAGGAGATGTCCGAGTACATCTCGGAAGTGCTCGTCCCGATGGAAAAGGTGGCGGAGGTGCGTAACGGGAAGAAGACCGTCACGTCACGGAAGCTGCATCCCGGGTACGTGTACATCCAGATGGCCCTGGTGGACGAAGAGCACCGGCTGCTGGACCGGCCCTGGTATTTCATCCGGGAGACGCCGGGGATCATCGGGTTCGTGGGGGGGGAGCGGCCGGTGGAAGTGGGTGAGGACGAGATGGCGGCGATCAAGGTGCAGATCGCGGAGTCGGAGGATGCCGAGCGCCCGAAGGTGAGCTTCACGGTGGGCGAGACGGTCAAGATCAACGACGGTCCGTTCCTCAACTTCAACGGGGTGATCGAGGAGATCGACAACGACAAGGGCAAGCTGAAGATCTCGGTGAACGTGTTCGGCCGGAACACCCCGGTGGAACTCGAGTATTGGAAGGTGGAGAAGGCTTAA